A region of the Corticium candelabrum chromosome 4, ooCorCand1.1, whole genome shotgun sequence genome:
CTTGCTTGTAACACGCCCGAACAAGTAAACCGCGATCAGTACAGATTTGTTGTCCTCTGGTGTTCCAGACACGTGAGACAAATCGATCTGTTACCACTGCTCATACTCGCACAGGCTTTGCTGATTGTGGCTCCGCAAGTGTTATGGGACGTATACTCTGCTTCATATTTTCAACAGTTTTTCTCTCTTACACCAAGACTGGAGCGTCTAAGATCAAAAGAAACAGGAGACTATGACGTCGACACGACTCGCACTGTTAAACATCTGAGACAAAAGTACAAAGGAAAACTTCATCTTTGGACATTTTATCATTTCAAACTCATTTTTCAAATTATTGTCACTTGGCTTTGGATTGCTGTAATGTTGGGTGTGTACAGGGGACAGTCAACATTTGACATCGACTTTGTATGCTCTGAAGTGCCATCTCAAGTCTACAATTTGAATATGTCTAGCACAAATGTTCAATGCACGTACACAACAGCCGAGGCTTTCTATCCTTTGTGGATAGCTGACATCACGTTGCTAGTAATTGCGGCAGTGTTTGGCATTTATGGATTTGTCTGGCTTAAAAGAAGACATTGGAAAGAACTTGATCACCAAGGAAATGCTGATTTCTGCTATAAATTTTGTATGACCAGACATCAGTACAATCCTGACAATTCTCATAAATCCACGCAAACAATGAAAGACGATCTTGATTTTTTGACGTTGGTGCAGTTTAATTCTGATAGAGGTCAAGGAGAATCTTTGTATGATGTACAAGTTGACTTAGACTTGCAAACAAAATGGGCTGACGATTATGAAAAATACTACAACAGACTGCAGCTGTTGAAATCTAAAAATGCTACCAATCAGTCTGAGACAAATGATGATGAACACCAACAAGAGGCAAACGATTTAATGAAATTTTGCTTAGAGAAAGTTACAAAAGGAAAATTATACGAATGTTCACTTCATTTGTTTTGCGGTTCAAAAGGTTGCACACTTGCACTTGCAAACATCAGTAAACAGGTAGATGTGTCATGTTTATGTTACtgtaaattgttaattaaattatttattttgtagACTTATGCGGTTGATTTTAACCCCTTTCAGTGTCTCAAATCAAAACGTAAACCTGTCGCAAGTGATGTGACAGAATCTGGTGAGTCTGCTGGAATAAATGTCATTGAACAGAATTTTCAGAACATTTGTCATCTGCGAGTTCCTGTCGATATTACCAGCATGACAGGGGAGGAAACTGCAGAGGTACATTCACATTGTTCAAATATCTTTATGTAGTAAATAGCACAGGCAGAAGTTTATGGCTTGTGTAGTTGTCCAAGAGATTGCAGAAAGTTCCAGGAACTCCAGGAGATACTAGGGGTCTTTGCTATGATTTGGTATTTGTCAATTGCTTGGAGACACATTTTCGTGCCAGCACAGGTAAATTAAAAAGAAATTTTAGTCGAGTAAATATTGGCATCATCTATTGCATTTCATTAATGTATCTTCCCTTTTTCCAGCCAGAGTTGTATTAGATTTGCTGCAGCGAAGCTTTAGAGACAATTGTATCATTCTTGTTTGCAGTCCAAATGAAGATCTTCCCTCAGAAATAATGGAAGATATAAAAACTATGTAATATCAAATTTAACTTGCAACAGCTATTATATAGCGGTACTCGTGTGTTTATAGTTGTGTAGATCCTCCTCCTGAAATTCGACGAAAGACTTTTGACAAATGTAAAATTAAAGTTTGTCTGCAGCAATATGAAGTCGCTGGAGGACAACATCGCAACAATGAAGGCGATCAGACTAATAAGAATACAACTGATCTGAACATGCTAC
Encoded here:
- the LOC134178481 gene encoding uncharacterized protein LOC134178481 yields the protein MSAVQLSQVYTRISSNQINDVSKKYNRFLWDVVFRYFTLLGITLVAIGLGEEFFLERGLACNTPEQVNRDQYRFVVLWCSRHVRQIDLLPLLILAQALLIVAPQVLWDVYSASYFQQFFSLTPRLERLRSKETGDYDVDTTRTVKHLRQKYKGKLHLWTFYHFKLIFQIIVTWLWIAVMLGVYRGQSTFDIDFVCSEVPSQVYNLNMSSTNVQCTYTTAEAFYPLWIADITLLVIAAVFGIYGFVWLKRRHWKELDHQGNADFCYKFCMTRHQYNPDNSHKSTQTMKDDLDFLTLVQFNSDRGQGESLYDVQVDLDLQTKWADDYEKYYNRLQLLKSKNATNQSETNDDEHQQEANDLMKFCLEKVTKGKLYECSLHLFCGSKGCTLALANISKQTYAVDFNPFQCLKSKRKPVASDVTESGESAGINVIEQNFQNICHLRVPVDITSMTGEETAELSKRLQKVPGTPGDTRGLCYDLVFVNCLETHFRASTARVVLDLLQRSFRDNCIILVCSPNEDLPSEIMEDIKTICVDPPPEIRRKTFDKCKIKVCLQQYEVAGGQHRNNEGDQTNKNTTDLNMLHNRFSTEESERETRF